The Spirochaetales bacterium region GATTATATAAAAATCGACGGCAGTTTTATCAGGCAGATCGATAAAAGCAGGGACAGTTACAACATCGCATACGCGATCGCTCATTTTGCCCGAAGTATTAATACCGATGTCATCGCCGAGCACGTTCATAATGAACGGGTATTTGAAAAAGTACGGGAACTCGATATTCAATATTCCCAGGGTTATTTTTTCGGAAAACCGGGAAGAATCATCCAATAATCCGGCGCGCGCATGGGGCACCCCCCCCTCGGCGAATGAAAACCTCGTGAGAATCGATTAAAAAAAATAAAAAAAACCTTTCGTGACAGTCATATTTGCGGTAAAATACCCAAAGCGATAATGTATCGGGTGCCGCGGCGCGATGAACGACACGCGCCCGGTTGCTATCTGTGCAAACAACCGGCAGGCAATAATGGAAACGGCGGAAGATGAATAAAGAACAGGTATTACGCAACTATCTTTTCGACAAACGGATCGTTCTCACCCTCGATGCGGGAGGGACGAATTGCGTGTTCGGGGCGTATCAGGGAGAGAACGAATTGATCGATCCGTTTATCCTTCCGTCGTTCCCGAACGATCTCCATGATTTCCTCGACACCCTTGTAAACGGTTTCAGCAAGGTGATACAACTGATCGAGCAGCAGCCAACCGCAATAAGTTTCGGATTTCCAGGGCCGGCGGATTACGAAAAGGGGATTATATGCGCACCTCCGAATCTTCCCGCTTTCAGGGACGGGGTCGGACTCAAACACTACCTGGAGAAAAAACTGTCGCTTCCGGTTTTCATTAACAATGACGGCAACCTCTTTGCCCTCGGCGAGTGGACCGGAGGATTTCTGCCGGAAGTCAACAGAATGCTCAGGGCATCCGGAAGCGAAAAACAATTCCGGAACCTCATCGGGATCACCCTCGGGACCGGATTCGGCTGCGGTATCGTCATTGCCGGGACCCTGATAACGGGCGATAATGGAGGAGGAGGCGAAATCTGGCTGCTTCGAAACAAAGTTAAGCCCGGTTACTGCGCAGAGGCGAGCTGCGGCCGGGAGGGGCTTATGCGGCTTTACGCCGAATACACCGGAATTTCCCTCTCCGATTGTCCGGAACCGTTCGATATCTACGCGATCGCCTGCGGAACGAAATCGGGCAATACGGAGGCCGCACAACAGGCATTCAATATCTTCGGAGAAGTGGCCGGCGATGCGATCGCTTCCGTGCTTACCCTCTCAGACGGTCTCGTCGTGATCGGCGGCGGGCTTTCCGGCGCCGCCTCACTTTTTCTCCCTTCCCTTATGAAGGAACTGAACACGACGATTCTTCATACGGCGGGCACACCGGTTCCCCGGCTTGAATTGCAGGCCTTCAATCTTTCGAACCTCGGAGAAACGACGAAGTTTATCGCCGGCACCGTCAGGGAAGCGATGATTCCCGATACCGCCGAAGGCATCGCTTACGACGCGCTGCCCCGCACGGGGGTGGGTGTAACGCGACTCGGCACCGGCAGGGCCGTTTCAATCGGTGCCGTGATATTCGCGCTTTCACGCCTGGACGGGAACGACTGCTGACCCGGCTTTCCCGCAAGGAGATGGTTTTTACCGAAACACTAACCGCCGGAACCACGTACCGGCAACGCGAGCCAGGCATCCCAGAGGGTGAGTGATTTCCTTTCCCTGCCGCCGCCGTCGATGAGTCCCGTGTGGACCCACAACCGGGTAAACTCGGC contains the following coding sequences:
- a CDS encoding ROK family protein, with protein sequence MNKEQVLRNYLFDKRIVLTLDAGGTNCVFGAYQGENELIDPFILPSFPNDLHDFLDTLVNGFSKVIQLIEQQPTAISFGFPGPADYEKGIICAPPNLPAFRDGVGLKHYLEKKLSLPVFINNDGNLFALGEWTGGFLPEVNRMLRASGSEKQFRNLIGITLGTGFGCGIVIAGTLITGDNGGGGEIWLLRNKVKPGYCAEASCGREGLMRLYAEYTGISLSDCPEPFDIYAIACGTKSGNTEAAQQAFNIFGEVAGDAIASVLTLSDGLVVIGGGLSGAASLFLPSLMKELNTTILHTAGTPVPRLELQAFNLSNLGETTKFIAGTVREAMIPDTAEGIAYDALPRTGVGVTRLGTGRAVSIGAVIFALSRLDGNDC